A single region of the Hylaeus volcanicus isolate JK05 chromosome 5, UHH_iyHylVolc1.0_haploid, whole genome shotgun sequence genome encodes:
- the LOC128876279 gene encoding maternal embryonic leucine zipper kinase-like produces MVRYAALKGLYDLEKTIGSGGFAKVKLATHVATGEKVAVKIMDKTALGDDLPRVKLEVEALKTLLHQHVCRLYQVIETESHYFMVMEYCSGGELFDHIVEKNRLSETESRKFFRQIVSAVAYLHSLGYAHRDLKPENVLLDKEENLKLIDFGLCAKPKNGIESHLQTSCGSPTYAAPELILGKKYLGSEVDIWSMGVLLYALLCGFLPFDDNSIENLYRKILSGKYDEPCWLSSSSKRMIRAMLQVDPEKRITIQELCNHPWITAGFLNPVSFVHKTNFEKDDDVLSTMSAICGEQASEIWKKLVKSDRTDYKTATYLLLLDRKLRGLSLRISSSAKTHFKQGCEGGTNNLITQLDYSPRSKPKESPVSQTTYKVLPKTPETANDFTEPHIPGRKRLRSKEPDDIYSPVPVKRTAEKDRIVSTPTNTPVSESKGSQSSTPGSARKVIMGLERGLNRVRCVLTPKRRAKNENIDPDQPNILSGKGLCNVSSTSSDDPRYVLAQLRRALRRKGIMCHQKGFILQGETEDCTEDEKDTVRPFSNRNFCSFELEVCLLEGVSNNKLLVGIRRKRLKGDAWVYKRVCEEVLALAAEDLSAESEGSTESKCPI; encoded by the exons ATGGTGCGTTATGCTGCGTTGAAAGGTTTGTACGATTTAGAGAAGACTATTGGAAGTGGCGGTTTCGCGAAAGTTAAACTGGCGACGCATGTCGCAACCGGCGAAAAAGTTGCTGTTAAAATAATGGACAAAACGGCACTAGGC gatgatttgcctagagtAAAACTCGAAGTTGAGGCATTGAAAACCTTATTACATCAACATGTTTGTAGATTGTATCAAGTGATAGAAACAGAGAGCCATTATTTTATGGTAATGGAATACTGTTCAGGTGGAGAATTATTTGATCATATAG TTGAAAAAAATAGACTCTCAGAAACAGAGTCACGAAAGTTCTTTCGTCAAATTGTCTCTGCAGTAGCATATTTACATAGTTTAGGATATGCTCATCGTGATTTAAAACCA GAGAATGTTCTGTTAgacaaagaagaaaacttaAAACTTATAGACTTTGGTTTGTGCGCGAAACCAAAGAATGGAATAGAATCACATTTACAAACATCGTGTGGTTCTCCAACATATGCTGCCCCAGAACTCATACtaggaaaaaaatacttaG gtTCTGAAGTAGATATTTGGAGTATGGGGGTTCTTCTTTATGCATTACTTTGTGGTTTCCTTCCCTTTGACGACAATAGTATAGAGAATTTGTACAGAAAGATTCTT AGTGGGAAATATGATGAACCATGTTGGTTGTCAAGTAGCAGTAAAAGAATGATACGAGCAATGTTACAAGTAGATccagaaaaaagaattactaTACAAGAATTGTGTAATCATCCATGGATTACAGCAGGTTTCCTCAATCCTGTTTCATTTGTTCATAAAACCAAT TTTGAAAAAGATGATGATGTGTTAAGTACAATGTCCGCGATATGCGGCGAACAAGCTTCCGAGATATGGAAGAAACTCGTAAAAAGCGATCGAACTGATTATAAAACTGCGACGTATCTCTTACTCTTAGACAGAAAACTTCGTGGACTTTCACTACGAATATCATCTTCTGCAAAGACTCACTTTAAGCAAGGG TGTGAAGGAGGAACGAATAATCTTATTACTCAACTTGATTATTCTCCAAGAAGTAAACCGAAAGAATCGCCGGTATCACAAACCACTTATAAGGTTTTGCCAAAAACACCTGAAACGG CCAATGATTTCACGGAACCACATATACCTGGGAGAAAACGACTTCGAAGTAAAGAACCGGATGATATATATTCTCCTG tTCCTGTGAAAAGGACAGCAGAAAAAGATCGAATCGTTTCTACTCCGACGAATACTCCGGTATCGGAATCAAA aGGATCACAGTCGTCCACGCCGGGAAGTGcaagaaaagtaataatggGTTTGGAACGTGGGTTGAATCGCGTACGTTGCGTCCTTACGCCGAAGAGGCGGgcgaagaatgaaaatatcgatccTGATCAACCTAATATACTTTCTGGCAAGGGTCTTTGCAATGTGTCGTCAACGTCCAGTGACGATCCGAGATACGTACTTGCCCAATTACGTCGAGCACTCCGTCGCAAAGGAATCATGTGCCATCAGAAGGG ATTTATCCTTCAAGGAGAAACAGAAGATTGTACAGAGGACGAAAAAGATACAGTGCGGCCATTTTCCAACAGGAACTTCTGTTCTTTCGAGttagaagtttgtttattagagggtgtttcgaataataaattattagtgGGCATTCGACGGAAAAGATTAAAAGGTGACGCATGGGTTTATAAGCGGGTGTGCGAAGAAGTTCTAGCTCTGGCAGCTGAAGATCTCTCCGCGGAATCGGAAGGTTCAACGGAGTCGAAGTGCCCGATTTGA
- the LOC128876517 gene encoding uncharacterized protein LOC128876517 isoform X1: MVNVNPRVFFDVEVGGLPMGRIVFELFADICPITCENFRSLCTGEQGLGKTTGKSLHYKGIVFHRVVKDFMIQGGDFSVGNGTGGESIYGGTFADENFIIKHNKPYLLSMANRGRDTNGSQFFITTQPAPHLDNVHVVFGEVVSGQEIVTHIEGLPVDRMSRPLQDAKVVNCGELVLKVKSKVKKRETKDSSSSDSDSDSYAGKSKKKKKVKKSKKRAKSEDGEIHDSNEDDLGKPHPLVSVTKIDPDEIPEVPANKFLYRAGPTNNANQKEFRQHYGRDRVRSNRKTGRVFKGRGIFRYHTPSRSRSRSVTPPHWKQAQNRTIKLHEFQKLEKERLKKEEELKKREADRIKKFTENPDEDNPIMDKFDTDTRVSEELENKENDQSDDKKDENKNVEPDQDNLNTSSDINDAMSKDKVDGKHKIEKTIKRDSHRSYGDRSSRRDSRDRSRRRGSGRSRSRDRRRSRDRDYDRRNTSRDRRNRRNYYPRRRDSYRMMRPGRDNYRYYDRRNDYRRANNSNSNYDADKNRRKSDNASDSNNQPKFKRRSRSSSSSSQHSKD; the protein is encoded by the exons ATGGTTAATGTCAATCCACGAGTATTCTTTGATGTAGAGGTGGGAGGACTTCCAATGGGTCGCATAGTGTTTGAACTTTTTGCTGATATTTGCCCAATAACCTGTGAAAATTTTCGTTCTTTATGTACTGGAGAGCAAGGACTTGGGAAAACAACTGGCAAATCTTTGCATTATAAAGGAATTGTTTTTCATAGAGTAGTTAAAGATTTTATGATTCAGGGTGGTGATTTTTCAGTAGGAAATGGAACAGGGGGCGAGTCAATTTATGGAGGAACATTTGCAG atgaaaattttattataaaacataataaaccATATTTACTATCAATGGCAAATCGTGGCAGAGACACAAATGGTTCACAGTTTTTCAT TACAACACAACCAGCGCCTCATCTCGACAA TGTCCATGTGGTTTTTGGAGAAGTAGTGTCTGGCCAGGAAATTGTTACACATATTGAGGGACTTCCAGTAGATCGTATGTCCCGTCCATTACAAGATGCTAAGGTTGTAAATTGTGGAGAACTTGTATTGAAGGTCAAAAGTAAAg taaagaaacgcgaaacgaaagaTAGTAGTTCTTCCGATTCCGATTCTGATTCGTATGCAGGaaaatctaaaaagaaaaagaaggtcAAAAAAAG TAAAAAACGAGCAAAATCAGAAGACGGCGAAATTCATGACTCAAACGAAGACGATCTTGGGAAACCTCATCCGCTTGTTTCAGTTACAAAAATCGATCCGGATGAAATTCCGGAAGTAccagcaaataaatttttatatagagcAGGGCCTACTAATAATGCAAACCAAAAAGAATTTAGGCAACATTACGGAAGGGACCGGGTACGATCAAATAGAAAGACTGGTCGTGTATTTAAAGGAAGAGGTATATTT CGTTATCATACACCTTCGCGTAGCCGTTCCAGAAGCGTAACACCACCTCATTGGAAGCAAGCTCAAAATCGAACTATTAAATTGCACGAATTTCAG AAATTAGAAAAGGAACgtttaaagaaagaagaagaattaaagaaacgcGAGGCTGATAGGATTAAAAAGTTTACTGAGAATCCGGATGAAGATAATCCAATAATGGATAAATTCGATACCGATACACGTGTATCGGAAGAActggaaaataaagaaaacgatCAGTCTGATGATAAGAAGGatgagaataaaaatgtggaaCCGGACCAAGATAATTTGAATACTAGTTCAGATATAAATGATGCTATGTCAAAGGACAAAGTAGAtggaaaacataaaattgaaaaaacaataaaacgtGATTCACATCGATCGTACGGTGATAgatcgtcgcgacgcgactCCCGAGATAGGAGTAGAAGACGTGGAAGTGGTCGTTCGAGATCGCGGGACCGTAGAAGATCTCGAGACAGGGATTACGATCGTAGGAATACTAGTCGTGATagaagaaatagaaggaaCTATTATCCACGCAGGAGAGACTCATATAGAATGATGAGACCCGGCAGGGATAATTACAGATATTATGACAGGCGTAATGATTATAGAAGAGCGAACAATTCTAATTCCAATTACGACGCAGAcaaaaatcgaagaaagagTGATAATGCATCTGACTCTAACAATCAACCCAAGTTCAAGCGCCGCTCACGATCATCTAGCTCTAGTAGTCAACACTCCAAAGACTAA
- the LOC128876517 gene encoding peptidyl-prolyl cis-trans isomerase G isoform X2, with protein MKAGSFCSSLIPLIIFCCCSTTQPAPHLDNVHVVFGEVVSGQEIVTHIEGLPVDRMSRPLQDAKVVNCGELVLKVKSKVKKRETKDSSSSDSDSDSYAGKSKKKKKVKKSKKRAKSEDGEIHDSNEDDLGKPHPLVSVTKIDPDEIPEVPANKFLYRAGPTNNANQKEFRQHYGRDRVRSNRKTGRVFKGRGIFRYHTPSRSRSRSVTPPHWKQAQNRTIKLHEFQKLEKERLKKEEELKKREADRIKKFTENPDEDNPIMDKFDTDTRVSEELENKENDQSDDKKDENKNVEPDQDNLNTSSDINDAMSKDKVDGKHKIEKTIKRDSHRSYGDRSSRRDSRDRSRRRGSGRSRSRDRRRSRDRDYDRRNTSRDRRNRRNYYPRRRDSYRMMRPGRDNYRYYDRRNDYRRANNSNSNYDADKNRRKSDNASDSNNQPKFKRRSRSSSSSSQHSKD; from the exons ATGAAAGCTGGCTCTTTCTGTTCATCTCTCATCCCCTTAATcatattttgttgttgtagTACAACACAACCAGCGCCTCATCTCGACAA TGTCCATGTGGTTTTTGGAGAAGTAGTGTCTGGCCAGGAAATTGTTACACATATTGAGGGACTTCCAGTAGATCGTATGTCCCGTCCATTACAAGATGCTAAGGTTGTAAATTGTGGAGAACTTGTATTGAAGGTCAAAAGTAAAg taaagaaacgcgaaacgaaagaTAGTAGTTCTTCCGATTCCGATTCTGATTCGTATGCAGGaaaatctaaaaagaaaaagaaggtcAAAAAAAG TAAAAAACGAGCAAAATCAGAAGACGGCGAAATTCATGACTCAAACGAAGACGATCTTGGGAAACCTCATCCGCTTGTTTCAGTTACAAAAATCGATCCGGATGAAATTCCGGAAGTAccagcaaataaatttttatatagagcAGGGCCTACTAATAATGCAAACCAAAAAGAATTTAGGCAACATTACGGAAGGGACCGGGTACGATCAAATAGAAAGACTGGTCGTGTATTTAAAGGAAGAGGTATATTT CGTTATCATACACCTTCGCGTAGCCGTTCCAGAAGCGTAACACCACCTCATTGGAAGCAAGCTCAAAATCGAACTATTAAATTGCACGAATTTCAG AAATTAGAAAAGGAACgtttaaagaaagaagaagaattaaagaaacgcGAGGCTGATAGGATTAAAAAGTTTACTGAGAATCCGGATGAAGATAATCCAATAATGGATAAATTCGATACCGATACACGTGTATCGGAAGAActggaaaataaagaaaacgatCAGTCTGATGATAAGAAGGatgagaataaaaatgtggaaCCGGACCAAGATAATTTGAATACTAGTTCAGATATAAATGATGCTATGTCAAAGGACAAAGTAGAtggaaaacataaaattgaaaaaacaataaaacgtGATTCACATCGATCGTACGGTGATAgatcgtcgcgacgcgactCCCGAGATAGGAGTAGAAGACGTGGAAGTGGTCGTTCGAGATCGCGGGACCGTAGAAGATCTCGAGACAGGGATTACGATCGTAGGAATACTAGTCGTGATagaagaaatagaaggaaCTATTATCCACGCAGGAGAGACTCATATAGAATGATGAGACCCGGCAGGGATAATTACAGATATTATGACAGGCGTAATGATTATAGAAGAGCGAACAATTCTAATTCCAATTACGACGCAGAcaaaaatcgaagaaagagTGATAATGCATCTGACTCTAACAATCAACCCAAGTTCAAGCGCCGCTCACGATCATCTAGCTCTAGTAGTCAACACTCCAAAGACTAA
- the LOC128876522 gene encoding motile sperm domain-containing protein 1-like isoform X1, translated as MQSQLPATPRKLPVFVFPQSITFYLDDQSTHKQVLTLYNPYDFPVRFKVLCTAPNKYKVVDPEGTIKSRFCVDIVVRHTSLLLSNCNVIDKFRIQMQEHPTKQAIGKRDVEAKLLSGTTDTAGRATPDPDMFQQLPINENRQQQSYALIAQNKAIDRGTNYIALIAGIICIAGLLLPTEGERNNKLPDYLHLSTNFKLILSFVLDYNFWLYMYKKKFIQWLESWDKSTINLRFFGIESLFYYWIYLTLVYNQ; from the exons ATGCAGTCCCAGTTACCAGCTACTCCTCGAAAATTACCAGTATTTGTATTTCCTCAaagtatcactttttatttagatGATCAATCCACTCACAAACAAGTTTTGACTTTGTATAATCCATATGATTTTCCTGTAAGATTTAAAG TGTTATGTACTGCACCAAATAAGTATAAAGTTGTTGATCCAGAAGGAACAATAAAATCAAGATTTTGTGTTGATATTGTTGTGAGGCATACATCCCTTTTGTTAAGCAATTGCAATGTCATTGACAAATTTAGAATACAGATGCAAGAGCATCCAACCAAACAG gCTATAGGAAAAAGAGATGTCGAAGCTAAACTTCTTTCTGGGACAACAGATACTGCTGGGAGAGCAACCCCAGATCCAGACATGTTTCAACAGCTTCCTATAAATGAAAACAGACAGCAACAATCTTATGCACTTATAGCTCAAAATAAAGCAATtgata gaGGAACAAATTACATAGCATTAATTGCTGGTATCATATGTATAGCTGGATTACTTCTACCCACAGAAGGAGAACGGAATAATAAACTGCCTGATTATCTTCATCTCTCCACAAACTTTAAATTGATACTTTCATTTGTATTAG attataatttttggctttatatgtataagaaaaagtttataCAATGGTTAGAATCATGGGATAAAAGCACAATTAATCTAAGGTTTTTTGGTATTGAGTCTCTCTTTTATTACTGGATATACCTGACTCTAGTCTATAATCAATAA
- the LOC128876522 gene encoding motile sperm domain-containing protein 1-like isoform X2 — translation MQSQLPATPRKLPVFVFPQSITFYLDDQSTHKQVLTLYNPYDFPVRFKVLCTAPNKYKVVDPEGTIKSRFCVDIVVRHTSLLLSNCNVIDKFRIQMQEHPTKQAIGKRDVEAKLLSGTTDTAGRATPDPDMFQQLPINENRQQQSYALIAQNKAIDRGTNYIALIAGIICIAGLLLPTEGERNNKLPDYLHLSTNFKLILSFVLGMVTIIILRL, via the exons ATGCAGTCCCAGTTACCAGCTACTCCTCGAAAATTACCAGTATTTGTATTTCCTCAaagtatcactttttatttagatGATCAATCCACTCACAAACAAGTTTTGACTTTGTATAATCCATATGATTTTCCTGTAAGATTTAAAG TGTTATGTACTGCACCAAATAAGTATAAAGTTGTTGATCCAGAAGGAACAATAAAATCAAGATTTTGTGTTGATATTGTTGTGAGGCATACATCCCTTTTGTTAAGCAATTGCAATGTCATTGACAAATTTAGAATACAGATGCAAGAGCATCCAACCAAACAG gCTATAGGAAAAAGAGATGTCGAAGCTAAACTTCTTTCTGGGACAACAGATACTGCTGGGAGAGCAACCCCAGATCCAGACATGTTTCAACAGCTTCCTATAAATGAAAACAGACAGCAACAATCTTATGCACTTATAGCTCAAAATAAAGCAATtgata gaGGAACAAATTACATAGCATTAATTGCTGGTATCATATGTATAGCTGGATTACTTCTACCCACAGAAGGAGAACGGAATAATAAACTGCCTGATTATCTTCATCTCTCCACAAACTTTAAATTGATACTTTCATTTGTATTAG GTATGgttacgattattattttaagattataa
- the LOC128876523 gene encoding eukaryotic translation initiation factor 4E type 2 isoform X2, whose product MSNKFEALKGNDDSGDDETQSKDNQKVEKDSVPRIEINPNEHKLQYAYALWYSRRSPGKQPSIQSYDQNLKLVGRFASVEQFWSLYSHLLRPSELTTHTDFHLFKVGIKPMWEDEANQKGGKWIVRLRKGLVSRCWENLILAMLGEQFMVGEEICGAVVSIRFQEDIICVWNKTASDYATTARIRETLRRVLNLPASASMEYKTHNESLKHVHRL is encoded by the exons ATGTCCAATAAATTCGAGGC ATTAAAAGGCAATGATGATAGTGGAGATGACGAAACACAGTCAAAAGATAatcaaaaagttgagaaagaTTCAGTA CCTCGTATAGAAATTAACCCAAATGAGCACAAATTACAATATGCATATGCATTATGGTATAGTCGACGCAGTCCTGGTAAACAACCAAGCATACAAAGCTacgatcaaaatttaaaattggttGGTAGGTTTGCAAGTGTAGAGCAATTTTGGAGTCTTTATAGTCATTTGCTACGGCCATCAGAATTGACAACACATACAGACTTTCATCTTTTCAAAGTTGGCATAAAACCAATGTGGGAA gatgAGGCAAATCAGAAAGGTGGTAAATGGATAGTACGATTACGAAAAGGTTTAGTGTCCAGATGTTGGGAAAATCTTATTTTAGCTATGTTAGGAGAGCAGTTTATGGTTGGAGAAGAAATATGTGGAGCTGTAGTATCTATAAGGTTTCAA gAGGACATAATCTGTGTATGGAATAAAACTGCATCAGATTACGCGACAACAGCGCGTATTAGAGAGACATTGAGGAGAGTATTGAATCTTCCAGCTAGTGCCTCTATGGAGTACAAAACCCATAATGAAAGTTTAAAACATGTTCATCGGCTCTAA
- the LOC128876523 gene encoding eukaryotic translation initiation factor 4E type 2 isoform X1 — MSNKFEATCRLKGNDDSGDDETQSKDNQKVEKDSVPRIEINPNEHKLQYAYALWYSRRSPGKQPSIQSYDQNLKLVGRFASVEQFWSLYSHLLRPSELTTHTDFHLFKVGIKPMWEDEANQKGGKWIVRLRKGLVSRCWENLILAMLGEQFMVGEEICGAVVSIRFQEDIICVWNKTASDYATTARIRETLRRVLNLPASASMEYKTHNESLKHVHRL, encoded by the exons ATGTCCAATAAATTCGAGGC TACTTGCAGATTAAAAGGCAATGATGATAGTGGAGATGACGAAACACAGTCAAAAGATAatcaaaaagttgagaaagaTTCAGTA CCTCGTATAGAAATTAACCCAAATGAGCACAAATTACAATATGCATATGCATTATGGTATAGTCGACGCAGTCCTGGTAAACAACCAAGCATACAAAGCTacgatcaaaatttaaaattggttGGTAGGTTTGCAAGTGTAGAGCAATTTTGGAGTCTTTATAGTCATTTGCTACGGCCATCAGAATTGACAACACATACAGACTTTCATCTTTTCAAAGTTGGCATAAAACCAATGTGGGAA gatgAGGCAAATCAGAAAGGTGGTAAATGGATAGTACGATTACGAAAAGGTTTAGTGTCCAGATGTTGGGAAAATCTTATTTTAGCTATGTTAGGAGAGCAGTTTATGGTTGGAGAAGAAATATGTGGAGCTGTAGTATCTATAAGGTTTCAA gAGGACATAATCTGTGTATGGAATAAAACTGCATCAGATTACGCGACAACAGCGCGTATTAGAGAGACATTGAGGAGAGTATTGAATCTTCCAGCTAGTGCCTCTATGGAGTACAAAACCCATAATGAAAGTTTAAAACATGTTCATCGGCTCTAA
- the LOC128876524 gene encoding uncharacterized protein LOC128876524 — MSINPMKWKTRNVLYSTIAILVIYVVFVYKKKHQVMFEGTIHDSNPMHVWEFVADFSNMKKLNPTIEDFNVIAESGNYDHWKYSVEYMEHLSHLPIIRNKAHGHYAIRQDNNGYLITSKHHTCFFSKFGCLESISQFRFDRDGTNDTKCIETVQYECPIIFSTLCYKEVMYQREEIMRRLKLEFSVAKVEND; from the exons ATGAGTATAAATCCAATGAAGTGGAAAACCAGAAACGTATTATACTCTACTATAGCGATCCTCGTTATTTACGTGGTTTTTGTGTATAAGAAAAAGCATCAAGTAATGTTCGAAGGTACAATACATGATTCGAATCCTATGCACGTGTGGGAATTTGTGGCCGATTTTAGTaatatgaagaaattaaatccaaCTAT AGAAGACTTTAATGTTATCGCGGAAAGTGGCAATTACGATCATTGGAAGTATTCCGTTGAGTATATGGAACATTTAAGTCACTTAccaattattcgaaataaagcGCACGGACATTACGCTATACGACAAGATAACAACGGTTATTTGATCACTTCGAAACATCATACGTGCTTTTTCTCCAAATTCGGATGCT TGGAGTCTATCTCACAATTCAGATTTGACCGTGACGGTACAAACGACACGAAGTGTATCGAAACAGTGCAGTACGAATGCCCCATCATATTTTCGACATTATGCTATAAAGAAGTCATGTATCAACGAGAAGAAATAATGAGGAGATTGAAATTAGAATTCTCGGTAGCAAAAGTTGAAAACgattaa